Genomic segment of Myxococcus xanthus:
TCTTCATCGACAGGCAGGGGCGCGCGCGTTCCACCTCGGGAATCTACAGGTTGGAGATGTTCGACCAGAAGAAGAAGGATGAGCTGCGGGAAGACATCGCGGCGGGTGGCATTCAGTTCGACCTTCCGGAGGAGATGCCATGACAGTCGCGGGCGCGTCGGATCCGAACCTGCCAGTTTCCATCCGGGGGTTGTCCAAGACGTACAAGGTGGGCTTCTTCCTCAACAAGCAGGTCAAGGCGCTCCAGGGACTGGACCTTGAGATTGCCCCAGGCCAGGTCTACGGACTGCTGGGGCCGAACGGGGCGGGCAAGTCCACGACCATCAAGATTCTCATGGGGCTGGTGCGGGCCTCGGAGGGGCAGGCCTTGCTCTTCGGAGAGCCACCAGATCGGCCGCATGTTCGGCGGCAAGTGGGCTTCCTGCCGGAGAACCCTTCGCTTTATGAGTATCTCACCGGGCGTGAGTTCGTGACGTTGGCTGGGCGCATCTTCGGCCTGAGCGGTCATGAGTTGGACCAGCGCGTAGAGCGGGTGCTCGGCGATGTCGGGATGGGGCGAGCGTCCGATTTGCAGATCCGCCGTTACTCCAAAGGCATGGTGCAACGTACGGCGCTGGCCCAGGCGCTCATCAGTGGACCTCGCTTGCTCGTGCTGGATGAGCCCACCTCCGGTTTGGATCCGCTGGGGCGCCGACAGATGCGGGACTTGATCCTGGCCGAGCGCGCGAAGGGGACGACCATCCTCTTCTGTACGCACATCATCTCGGATGTCGAATCGCTTTGTGACCGAGTGGTGGTGCTGGTGGGGGGGAGGAGGGTCCAGGAGGGCAGCGTTCAGGACTTGGTGTCCGCGAAGGCCCCATCGGTGGAGATGGTGGTGCACGGGCTGCCGCTGGAGGTGCTCCAGTCTCTGGGATTCAGCTATGAGCACGCGCAG
This window contains:
- a CDS encoding ABC transporter ATP-binding protein is translated as MTVAGASDPNLPVSIRGLSKTYKVGFFLNKQVKALQGLDLEIAPGQVYGLLGPNGAGKSTTIKILMGLVRASEGQALLFGEPPDRPHVRRQVGFLPENPSLYEYLTGREFVTLAGRIFGLSGHELDQRVERVLGDVGMGRASDLQIRRYSKGMVQRTALAQALISGPRLLVLDEPTSGLDPLGRRQMRDLILAERAKGTTILFCTHIISDVESLCDRVVVLVGGRRVQEGSVQDLVSAKAPSVEMVVHGLPLEVLQSLGFSYEHAQQLDSRVLLRIPDADSHGLLQTVISKGGRVSRVQPARFSLEDLFLEAMKQAGGQTVGGEIQ